One window of Dyadobacter sandarakinus genomic DNA carries:
- a CDS encoding PAAR domain-containing protein, with protein MQAARMNDAHQCPAPLESGTGTHVGGIIQVAAPKTVFINGLMAATATDICVCPGSPNSIAKGSASVFFNGKPAARKGDPTVHGGKVAGGSSNVSIGS; from the coding sequence ATGCAGGCTGCCAGAATGAACGATGCCCATCAATGTCCCGCTCCGCTGGAATCGGGTACCGGCACCCATGTCGGCGGGATAATCCAGGTAGCAGCGCCCAAAACGGTTTTTATCAACGGCCTCATGGCTGCAACCGCTACCGACATCTGTGTATGCCCGGGCAGTCCCAACAGCATTGCGAAGGGCTCCGCATCGGTTTTTTTCAATGGAAAGCCTGCTGCACGCAAAGGGGATCCCACCGTGCATGGCGGTAAAGTTGCCGGCGGCTCTTCCAATGTTTCGATTGGCAGTTAA